Proteins encoded by one window of Clostridium bornimense:
- the hemL gene encoding glutamate-1-semialdehyde 2,1-aminomutase has protein sequence MKNTEIFEESMLYMPGGVNSPVRAFGDIGINPPIIKSGKGSIIRDEDDKEYVDFVLAWGPLILGHCDDDVVEAIKNTAMSSLAFGAPTNLELEMSKFLCNNLENVDMVRMVNSGTEATMSAVKLARGYTKRDKIVKFAGCYHGHFDGFLVEAGSGVLTHGIPGSQGVPEDSIKNTLIGIYNDEEQIKELFSIYGSEIAAVIIEPVAGNMGAIKAEDNFMNTLRSLCDEYGSLLIFDEVMTGFRVDFNGAQSLFKVKPDLITYAKIIGGGLPCGAYGGKREVMEQLAPLGPVYQAGTMSGNPIVMSAGLATLNKLKSNLCYYNHINNIGNQLEEGLYSIAKEKGIPIVINRYGGMMTIFFTDNESVSRYEDVKKCDKDIFKKYFIHMIKHGIYLPPSQFESLFLSVKHSEKDIDRFLEAFKLL, from the coding sequence TCACCTGTCAGAGCCTTTGGGGATATAGGAATAAATCCACCTATTATAAAGTCAGGTAAAGGTTCAATTATTAGAGATGAAGATGACAAAGAATATGTGGATTTTGTTTTAGCTTGGGGACCACTTATCTTAGGTCATTGCGATGATGATGTTGTTGAAGCTATAAAAAATACTGCTATGTCTTCATTAGCTTTTGGAGCCCCAACTAACTTAGAATTAGAAATGTCAAAATTTCTATGCAATAATTTGGAAAATGTAGATATGGTTAGGATGGTTAATTCAGGAACAGAAGCTACTATGAGCGCTGTTAAGTTAGCTAGAGGTTATACTAAAAGAGATAAAATTGTTAAATTTGCAGGGTGTTATCATGGTCATTTTGACGGCTTTTTAGTAGAAGCTGGCTCAGGGGTGTTGACACATGGGATTCCCGGTAGCCAAGGAGTGCCAGAAGATAGTATAAAGAATACTCTTATTGGAATATATAATGATGAGGAACAAATAAAAGAGCTATTCAGTATTTATGGAAGTGAAATTGCGGCAGTAATTATTGAACCAGTGGCAGGTAATATGGGTGCTATAAAAGCAGAGGATAATTTTATGAATACATTAAGAAGTCTCTGTGATGAATATGGATCATTACTTATTTTTGATGAAGTTATGACTGGATTCAGGGTAGATTTTAATGGTGCTCAATCTTTATTTAAAGTTAAACCTGATCTTATAACATATGCAAAAATAATTGGTGGTGGATTACCTTGTGGAGCATATGGTGGAAAAAGAGAAGTAATGGAACAGTTGGCACCACTTGGACCAGTATATCAAGCAGGAACTATGTCTGGAAATCCAATAGTTATGTCTGCTGGATTAGCAACTTTAAATAAGTTAAAAAGTAACTTATGTTATTATAATCATATAAATAATATAGGGAATCAACTAGAAGAAGGACTATATTCTATAGCCAAAGAAAAAGGAATACCTATTGTAATAAATAGATATGGAGGAATGATGACTATATTTTTTACTGATAACGAATCAGTGTCAAGATATGAAGATGTGAAGAAATGCGATAAAGATATTTTTAAAAAATATTTTATACATATGATAAAACATGGAATTTATTTACCGCCATCACAATTTGAGTCGTTATTTTTATCAGTAAAACATAGTGAAAAAGATATAGATAGATTTTTAGAAGCATTTAAATTATTATAA
- a CDS encoding serine/threonine protein kinase, which produces MNLIGKVLKDRYQIVLQLGKGGMSTVYLAKDLTLDSYWAIKRIDKRSSIDLEVFKKEVELLASLNHPDVPRIVDRIENSRYYFVCMDFIDGISLGKKVKVEGAQNEKDVVRWAKLLTDILEYLHDARENPIVYRDMKPDNIMLTQNGRVKLIDFGIAKECIRGEKESGPKVGTRGYAAPEQYKGGCLDERTDIYSLGITIFHLITGIQPTGSTDQVNSIREINPKISEGLEYIIKKCVKEDPVERYQNCRELREDLNKIDTLNKAYNKKINKKLIAFMIVCILFILSLVSVFIGNYGMKKNAIDSYYTALSNGIEYERNNNTDLAKEEYKKAIEYKPSELEPYLKLFYLLLPYDNNDYIDKTKYAIDTIKQYIDNEYSPIKDNGKLLYVISQKCIEVNDPIYSGYANDYIRIIKDSKEYKEGDISKSELKTLGIIALNKSRDIGTQDFQELNNALLELESYTSNATAISIEDKLNNYNTIINIYNTYPDKLENSYRKIFDLGSKAKEIIDMSSQGEELKFNSILTMYETVASNLYNWALCTEDIDSKREILNNTKLWFQYLDDLNDELSQGMILKKGNVYKALFDTYNIPEENNDIDEEVLGYINTAANIYEDGLSKYPSNFQIAMGLTQSYIDIEFAKSNSTKRNFTKIKEAYEKVLNIKGESKEISNSALSQFSALKKRMELLGIEG; this is translated from the coding sequence ATGAATCTTATTGGAAAGGTGCTAAAAGACAGATATCAGATAGTGTTGCAACTAGGTAAAGGTGGAATGAGTACTGTTTATTTAGCAAAAGATTTAACTTTAGATTCATATTGGGCAATAAAAAGGATAGATAAAAGATCAAGCATAGATTTAGAAGTATTTAAAAAAGAGGTTGAACTTTTAGCATCATTAAATCATCCTGATGTTCCTCGTATAGTGGATAGAATAGAAAATAGTAGATATTATTTTGTGTGTATGGATTTTATAGATGGAATATCTTTAGGAAAGAAAGTTAAGGTAGAAGGTGCACAAAATGAAAAAGATGTAGTTAGATGGGCAAAACTTTTAACAGATATACTTGAATATTTACATGATGCTAGAGAAAATCCTATAGTTTATAGAGATATGAAGCCAGATAATATAATGTTGACTCAGAATGGAAGAGTGAAGCTTATAGATTTTGGTATAGCTAAAGAATGTATTAGGGGGGAAAAGGAATCTGGTCCTAAAGTAGGTACGCGAGGATATGCAGCTCCAGAACAATACAAAGGAGGATGCTTAGATGAAAGAACTGATATATATAGTTTAGGTATTACAATATTTCATCTAATTACAGGGATACAACCTACAGGAAGTACAGATCAAGTTAATTCAATTAGAGAAATTAATCCAAAGATATCTGAAGGACTAGAATATATAATAAAAAAATGTGTTAAGGAAGATCCTGTAGAAAGATATCAGAATTGCAGAGAATTAAGAGAAGATTTAAACAAGATAGATACATTAAATAAAGCATACAATAAAAAAATTAATAAGAAGTTAATAGCTTTTATGATTGTATGTATACTTTTTATTTTATCTTTAGTTTCTGTGTTTATAGGTAATTATGGTATGAAGAAAAATGCAATAGACAGCTATTATACTGCTTTAAGTAATGGTATTGAATATGAACGTAATAACAATACTGATTTAGCTAAAGAAGAATATAAGAAAGCAATAGAGTATAAACCTTCAGAATTGGAACCGTATTTAAAGTTATTTTATTTGTTATTACCATATGATAATAATGATTACATAGATAAAACAAAATATGCCATTGATACAATAAAACAATATATAGATAACGAATACTCTCCAATAAAAGATAATGGCAAGTTGTTGTATGTAATATCACAAAAGTGTATAGAGGTAAATGATCCTATTTATTCAGGATATGCCAACGATTATATAAGAATTATTAAAGATAGTAAAGAGTATAAGGAAGGAGACATAAGTAAAAGTGAGCTTAAAACATTAGGTATTATAGCATTAAATAAATCAAGAGATATAGGAACACAGGATTTTCAAGAGTTGAATAATGCACTATTAGAACTTGAAAGTTATACTAGTAATGCTACTGCAATATCAATAGAAGATAAACTTAATAATTATAATACAATAATAAATATATACAATACATATCCTGATAAACTAGAGAATTCATATAGAAAAATTTTTGATTTAGGTTCTAAAGCAAAGGAAATAATAGATATGAGCTCACAAGGAGAAGAATTGAAATTTAATTCTATATTAACAATGTATGAGACTGTTGCATCTAACTTGTATAATTGGGCATTATGTACTGAAGATATAGATAGTAAAAGAGAAATTTTAAATAATACAAAGTTATGGTTCCAATATTTAGATGATCTTAATGATGAGTTATCTCAAGGAATGATATTAAAGAAAGGAAATGTATATAAGGCATTATTTGATACTTATAATATACCAGAAGAAAATAATGATATAGATGAAGAAGTATTAGGTTATATAAATACTGCAGCTAATATATATGAAGATGGTTTATCAAAATATCCATCTAATTTTCAAATTGCTATGGGTTTAACGCAAAGTTATATAGATATAGAATTTGCAAAATCCAATTCAACAAAAAGAAATTTTACAAAAATAAAAGAAGCGTATGAAAAAGTTTTAAATATTAAAGGGGAAAGTAAAGAAATATCAAATTCAGCATTATCTCAGTTTAGTGCATTAAAAAAACGCATGGAATTATTAGGAATTGAGGGGTAA